The following is a genomic window from Leptolyngbya sp. FACHB-261.
ACAAATCTGCGAGCGTTGGGGTGGTGAATCGATAATGCAATAGTCAAAAGCAGCTGCGATCGGCTCCAATCGTCGCTTTAGGACTACAGCTCCCATGCCACTCGTTGACAGGTGCTCTTGAGCTTTGTTCAAGCCATCGTCAGCCGGAATGAGAGATAGCCGTTCATAGCGAGATGGATAAATGCTGTCTTGGGCGGCGACCTGACGAGTCAGTACCTCAAACAGGGTAGGGGAATTCGCTGTAGCTTCGTGCCCCAAATAAAAGGTCAGATTCGCCTGCGGATCGGCGTCAATCATCAGCACTCTGGATTGCTGAGCTAGCAGCCGCCCCAAGAGCAGAGCCGTCGTGGTTTTTCCCTGGCCTCCTGATAGAGAGATGCAGGCAAGTGTTTGCACAGTGATCTGGTCTCTGACTCAATTTGGTTCAGAGTGTACCTCTGTCCTGGATCGCTTGGTGCGATATGCCCTCAGATCTGGCGCGTTTTCTTATCAGGGCCATGTCAGGTTTACTACCACTCGACTGGCAGACTGTTGATTCCCCAGCTCGTCAGGGTAGTCGCCAAACTGGCTAGAGACTCCAGCGCATGTCGGGTTCCCCGCTCGGTGAGCCGAGTCTGCCAGATTAAGCGGCAGATTTCTTCGAGCTCGCTGACAGTGACAGGGGTAGACATAGCCGCAGGTCCCAGTGGGTTACAGCACAGATAATACATCTGTGCGTGGTGGGTGAGGGGTATGACCCCTCACTAATTTGTCTGGATTTTCTGACATTTCACAAAGACTCGCCTTGGACTGGGTTCTATGGGTTCCTGGACCGCTGAGAATTTCTTTCAGCCCAGCAGCCGGTTTTGCAGAACCGAGACTATCTGTTTGTAAACAAAAGTTAAGGGCGACTGTATAGAACCTGCGTTAAAGCCAGAGATAACCTGCCTGACGATAGATGCTCAAGCTTGAGTAGACAGCAAAAGATAGGATGGCCAAATCTGCCTGTTAGCTTATTGGTTCTCACTTCTGTTTTTTGTTGTCTTATGCACAATCCGCTTCGCTGGTTAAAGACTATAACTAGTGGTAAGCGAAGAGGAGTAAGCTACTACCTTTTGCATTGTGTTCTTAATAACAATGGCTACTTAACTTGTGTTAAGCCAAGCGTGTATCTACGGTCACTTAAGGAGCAAGCCTACGAAGTGCAGTGTGGAGCTGCTGCATCATGACTCTACGCCAGAAAACACTTCTACTGCTTGCGATAACGCTGACCGGTTTGCTTGGAGCTCTCTCCGTTACTACCTCATCTGCGCTCTTAGATAGCTTTGGTGCGATAGAAGCCCAGTCTATTCGTCGGGATGTAGAGCGAGCCCAAGATGCCTTAGCTTATGAATTAGCTGACTTAAATAAAGTTGCGACTGATTGGTCTATCTGGGACGACACTTACAGCTTCATCCGAACTCGTAGTGACCGATATATCCAACTCAATCTTAAGAATTCAACTTTGGCTAATCTTAAGCTGAATTTTATGCTGTTTCTCGATTCAAGAGGACAGGTAGTCTTTAGCAAAGCCTTTGGTTTAGAACAGCGAGAAGATTTTATTAACCAAGAGTTTCAGCAGAGCCTCGCTGCCGCGAATATCCATCTACAAAATCCCGAGCAGCAGCTTTCGGGCATTATGCTTTTACCGGATGGACCCGCTCTAGTCGCTGCGCAACCGATCTTGACCAGTGAGGGAAACGGTCCAAGCCGAGGCACGTTAATTTTAGGCCGCAATCTCGATCCCCAAAAGATCCAGCAACTGGCCCAATTGACCCATCTTTCGCTTAACCTGCGCCGAATTGTTGATGCCAACTTACCCTTCGACTTTCAAACCGCACAGGCAACTTTATTTGAGCAGACGGAAATTCCGGTGCAAGTTTTGGCACAAGACTCAGTTGCCGGTTATGCTCTGCTTCGAGACATTTATGGAAAACCTGCGTTGCTCTTACGCGTAGAGAGCCCAAGAGACATTTATCAGCAGGGAGCAACCAGCCTCCGCTATTTCTTCTTGGCACTACTCTTAACCGGTTTTGGATTAGGGAGCGTGGCTCTGTTGCTCTTGGATCAACTGGTGTTGGCTCGCCTAGCTCAACTAAATACTGGCATTAGTAGAGTCCGGATGAGCGGCGACTTAAACCTACGGATCCGAATACCTGGACGGGATGAACTGGCAAGATTAGCTCATACAATCAACGGCATGCTGGAGGGCCTAGCCTGCGCTGAACAAGATTTACGCGACAGCGAAAGAGAATACCGCTGCCTGGTTGAAAGCCTTAAAGAGGTGATTTTTCAAACGGATACAACCGGTCTCTGGCGATTTCTCAATCCTTCCTGGGAGGCAATGACAGGATTTTCGGTTCAAGAGAGTTTAGGCAGACCTATCCTCAACTTTATTCATCCCGATGATCGTCAGCACCATTTGGAAGAATTTTTAGCTTTAATTAAGCGAAGAAAAGAGTCTACCTGCTACGAAGTTCGTTATGTCACTAAAGAAGGGGTTCAGCGTTGGCTAGAAATTCAGACATACTCCAGACTCGATTTTGCTAATAACCTGATAGGCACCTCCGGCACCTTGAATGATATTACCGAGCGCAAGCAAGTTGAGGCCGAACGCTTGAGGGCTGAAGTTGCTGAGTTAGCTAGGTGCAGCTTAGAGCAAGAAATCACGGAGCGAAAGCGGATTGAACACCTACTGTTTGCAGCCAATCAAGTCAAATCGCAATTTCTAGCGACCATGTCGCATGAGTTACGAACTCCCATGAATGCGGTACTGGGTTTTGCTCAATTGCTATTGCGCAACCAGCTATCGCCATATCAAATCGATATGGTAGGGCGCATCTTTCGCAATGGCAAACAATTGCTATCGCTCATCGAAGAGATCCTTGATTTCTCCAAGCTCGAAGCGGGTAGCCTTGAGTTGGAGCTACAGGAGTTTGATTTAGAGCAACTAGTGTTAGCGACTTGCGAAGAGATGCGTGTGTCGGCTCAACAGAAGTCTCTATATTTGCAAGTTTATTTTAAATTGGACAACGCCAAGATTGTGAATGATTATGCTCGCTTGCGGCAAGTTTTAATCAATCTGCTAGCCAATGCCATTAAGTTTACAGAAGTGGGCGGGGTAGAGCTAGAAGTTTGTGAGCCAACTCCAGAGCGAGTAACTCTGACGGTTAGAGACACAGGCATTGGCATCGCATCAGCAGACCTCGAATCTATTTTTGACGAGTTTCACCGGGTGAATCAAGTTTGGACCCACCTTTCTGATGGCACAGGCTTGGGTCTGGCAATCGTCAAGCATTTGGTTCAGAAGATGCAGGGTACGGTCACGGTTGAAAGTGAACTAGCGCAGGGCAGTATCTTTCAAGTTGAGATTCCACGTCGAGTCAGTGTTAGATCCTACTTGCTGGCTTAGACCACTGAGAGATTTTGATTACTAGAGTTCTCTATTTTGGCGAGGAATTTGAGCACAATAGGTGTAAATTTCTCTGCTAAAGCTAAACTGAGTTCGTGATAGGCACCTGCAACCACAGCTAGCTCAACCTCTGGAATATTTTGGTAAAACTGTTGCCCAGACTTAAGCGGCGTGGTGAGATCGTTTTCACCCCAAACCAGCAAAGTCGGTGCTGTAATTTTGCCTAACAGTGGTCTTAAGTCGGTTTCTAAAGCCAGCCACAGAGCATAGGCTACATTAGGAGCCCTAAAGAGCAGATTTTGAAAGAAAGCTTGTGGGACATCAACAAAGTATTGGACTTTGGGTCCGGTCGTCAAAATCTGCGCCGGCATCTCAACTAGAATTCTCCACAGCAAAGTTTGAATAAAGGAATCGGTAGGAACACCGGTACTGTCAGTCAATACCAAACTGCTGATCCTAGAAGGCTCAGAAACCGCTAAAGTAACAGCAATGCCACCGCCTAGGGAGTGACCAATAACATGGCTTCTCTCAAGCCCTAATTGGTTCAGAAAGCGAGTGAACAGGCGCGCATAATCTGCATAGGTCAAGTCAGCATGGGTTGAGCCAGAATCACCAAATCCTGGTAAATCAGGCGCGATCACCCGATAAGATTGCGATAAGCTCTCTAAGGTTTCTCGATAAGGCTCCGCAGTAACTCCCCAACCATGCAGAAATAAGATCGGATCTGCCTCTCGCGGCGACCCTCCGTCCCAGTAGAAGATTTCGCATCCTTCTACATGAACCTGTTTTCGAAGTAATCGTTTTTCCACAAGGTCATCCTTTTAAGAGCAAGAAGCAGCTTCAGTTTCCTGTTAGCTATCTAACAATTCCTTGCAATACTTCTTAATGTATCAACGATCAACTATTAACAAAGCTGGCCTCTCTCAGACTCTATCTACAGAAAGAGAAGGCAGTTTGCCTAAGCGATAACCCACTTAAGTCTTAAATTTTATATCTCTATTTAGAGGGGGTTAGAGGGGTATTTGAGTTGTCAGCAATCAATACGAAGGGGTCCGTTCAGAACTACCTCTGTGAGATCCAATACGTCGCCGACCGTCAAAATCCTCTAAGTTTCAAAGTGGTTATTTGCCCACGGCTATGGCACAGAACACCTCCACGATTCGGTTTCTCTTCGCATTTGCTGCTGGCTTTCTGGCGGTTCTCCTGTTTCATCAGCCTCTATTGGGCCTGCTCCACGCGATTGCCCTCAGCCCCCGTGCTCCCTACCCCATACAGCCAACAGCCCCATTTGGCGTGCCGCAGATCTGGTCTCTGGCATTTTGGGGAGGCATTTGGGGTATTGTCTTTGCCGCCCTTGCGCCTCGATTTGCTCAGGGCAACCGCTACTGGCTAGCTGCCCTAATCTTTGGAGCATATTGCGCCAACCCTGGTCGCTTGGTTTGTCGTAGCACCGCTCAAGGGTCAGCCAATTGCGGGCGGGGGTCAGCCCGCAGCACTCCTGACAGGCTTGCTAATCAACGGGGTTTGGGGCATGGGAACAGCCCTGTTGCTGCGAGGGCTAGCGAAGCTTCGTGGCAACCGTCGCAACAACACTTCATTCACTTAAGCCGTTTTCATCGCCTAGATAAGCAGTTACAACTGCTGGATCGGCGCGCACCACATCTGGAGGACCGTCAGCAATAACCTGCCCAAAGTTGAGGACCACCACCTGATCACTAATTCGCATGATCAGGTCCATATCGTGT
Proteins encoded in this region:
- a CDS encoding AAA family ATPase, with translation MQTLACISLSGGQGKTTTALLLGRLLAQQSRVLMIDADPQANLTFYLGHEATANSPTLFEVLTRQVAAQDSIYPSRYERLSLIPADDGLNKAQEHLSTSGMGAVVLKRRLEPIAAAFDYCIIDSPPQRSQICMTVVGASNLLLVPAEASTKGVNSLLRSLELIEELRDVNAFMGTVLGVIPFRDKWIGLNQARDSREAIEAMRQIVGDTQVLPSILESERYKQAIRQGQLLSELGAADLETPFRKILTLLT
- a CDS encoding CHASE4 domain-containing protein encodes the protein MTLRQKTLLLLAITLTGLLGALSVTTSSALLDSFGAIEAQSIRRDVERAQDALAYELADLNKVATDWSIWDDTYSFIRTRSDRYIQLNLKNSTLANLKLNFMLFLDSRGQVVFSKAFGLEQREDFINQEFQQSLAAANIHLQNPEQQLSGIMLLPDGPALVAAQPILTSEGNGPSRGTLILGRNLDPQKIQQLAQLTHLSLNLRRIVDANLPFDFQTAQATLFEQTEIPVQVLAQDSVAGYALLRDIYGKPALLLRVESPRDIYQQGATSLRYFFLALLLTGFGLGSVALLLLDQLVLARLAQLNTGISRVRMSGDLNLRIRIPGRDELARLAHTINGMLEGLACAEQDLRDSEREYRCLVESLKEVIFQTDTTGLWRFLNPSWEAMTGFSVQESLGRPILNFIHPDDRQHHLEEFLALIKRRKESTCYEVRYVTKEGVQRWLEIQTYSRLDFANNLIGTSGTLNDITERKQVEAERLRAEVAELARCSLEQEITERKRIEHLLFAANQVKSQFLATMSHELRTPMNAVLGFAQLLLRNQLSPYQIDMVGRIFRNGKQLLSLIEEILDFSKLEAGSLELELQEFDLEQLVLATCEEMRVSAQQKSLYLQVYFKLDNAKIVNDYARLRQVLINLLANAIKFTEVGGVELEVCEPTPERVTLTVRDTGIGIASADLESIFDEFHRVNQVWTHLSDGTGLGLAIVKHLVQKMQGTVTVESELAQGSIFQVEIPRRVSVRSYLLA
- a CDS encoding alpha/beta fold hydrolase; amino-acid sequence: MEKRLLRKQVHVEGCEIFYWDGGSPREADPILFLHGWGVTAEPYRETLESLSQSYRVIAPDLPGFGDSGSTHADLTYADYARLFTRFLNQLGLERSHVIGHSLGGGIAVTLAVSEPSRISSLVLTDSTGVPTDSFIQTLLWRILVEMPAQILTTGPKVQYFVDVPQAFFQNLLFRAPNVAYALWLALETDLRPLLGKITAPTLLVWGENDLTTPLKSGQQFYQNIPEVELAVVAGAYHELSLALAEKFTPIVLKFLAKIENSSNQNLSVV